Below is a window of Sebastes umbrosus isolate fSebUmb1 chromosome 13, fSebUmb1.pri, whole genome shotgun sequence DNA.
CAGGATATTATTCGgtgttattacacggctttgttgaatactctattctgattggttaatcacagcgttctacggtctgttattactttatagcagaccactgctatgtatagcagaccgttgctatgtataacagaccgttgctatgtataacagaccgttgctatgggcgcagttctgatgtcagactggtggaccatttttgtgtcaaattattgatttcttaattaagtatttgtgtaataagtgggataatgtacagctagcgggtcattgttgtgaaagaaatccCTTCGGGcgttgtttatttcacaacaatgaccggctcgctgtactcTATCCCTCACAGATTGAATAGATATCAAGAAATGTATCAAATTAATAGTGAATATAACAATGTGATGTATTGGCCTCGTGTATGCTTTGGAGCTGGAACAATTAGGCAATTAGTTGAttggcagaaaataaactggaaatgataattaattaatggtttGAATAGAAGTGTCAAACATTCTCTGGttaccaaaaatatactgcctactgcaggtttaattgcgGCCTGTTTAATGTAGATCTGTTGATTTGGTCATAGCATGTTGATGGACTTTAATTATGTATTACACAtttatcatatttgtattttttctttatgcTATAATGAATTTTTACCCCTGAGGATTATCTGGGATTCATTTATTGAGTTCATGATATAAAATGCATCCAAAACACTGATTAATAAGTAGTATCAAGTACTTTGCCTCAATTGTGTGTTCCGTCTGTATTGTGATCACAGAAAGAGTGTATCATTCCTCCGAAGAAAGAGACCGAGGATGAAAAATCAACAAAACCCAAAAGAAAGCGGAAGGTGAGTGTGGTGACACCTGCTGTTTTCAAAGAGGTACAACAGTCACTGTTGGCTTTGTCTGTGAATATTACTGTACATGACTATATTTTGTttaccagaagaagaagacaatcACAGATGTCTTGTCCTCTTCGGAGCCAAAGGCAGGCTGTCCGGCTGACCTGCAGAACCTGGTCACGCAGTACTTCTCAGACAAGCTCTCTGTGATCGAGCAGgaggagctcaaattgctgggTGAGTCAGGGCGAGTCCCCTTTAACTCGGAAGTTCAGTCAATATCTGCTGATTCATTGATTCACTAAGGTCACCGCCTGCCCTCCTCCATCTTTCCAGACTCCTGCTTCCTGACCAGTAATGACTTGACGCACACCCTCTCCTCATATCTGAAACAGGGTGAGTGGTgttctaaaataaaaatcttccattagctgtttattttttgaacacccatctcactttttatttcgTCCTTTTTCTGTTAAGTTTGTCCCAAGTGGTCGAAGATTCAAAAGAATCACACAGAAAAGAGTTCCGTGGCTCTGCTCATCGTCTGTAGCTCCGCTCTCCGAGCCATCGAGCTCATTAAGTAAGTGACGCACCGGACATGTTTATTGAATTTCTTCTCTTACAacctttttattatatttacatgattttgttttgtgttattttcaggCAGCTGACCGCCTTCAGGGGTGAAGCCAAAGCAATAAAACTTTTTGCAAAACATATAAAGGTAATAGAGCTGTCAGTCAGTTCATTATGATGCATGTTGGTTTTTTTCAGAACAATATTAACAGTTGTCTTTATGTCTGTACAGATAGAGGAGCAGGTGAAGCTGCTGCAAAAGGGCGTCACCCACATCGGAGTAGGGACACCTGGCAGGATCAGCGCTCTTATTGAGAAAGGTAAGGTTGGACACAAATAGTCCTCCTGTTTCATAAGACCTCAAGAGCTTTGAAGTTAATCTGTATATACTGTTAATTTGGTCCCCAGAGGGTTTGAGCCTGCAGGCTTTGAGATACGTGGTCCTGGACTGGAACTGGAGGGACCAGAAGCTCAGAAGGATGGTGGACGTTCCTGAGGTGAGCCACTGCCCCCTGCTGGGCTAAAAAGATTTACCTTAACTCTCAGTTaaaatcagtggtggaatgtaactaaatacatttactcatgtACCGTACGTatgtacagttttgaggtaatTGGACTTTACTtgggtatttccattttatgctacattATTGGAGGTACTTCTACTCCAATATATTTTgaaggcaaatattgtactttttactccactgcttttatttgacagcttcTGTTATTTGTCACTCTGCAGTATTACATTGccagtacaaaataaaaatcaactaatgaattataatgtattattatagattaagctagcttgcagtatataaagtagctgaaattagccccacctttaccagctaaCATTAAGTGATAGTACACATTAATGTATtaaaggtaggtaggtagaattgaggaaaaaatgatttaaaaaaaagtctcattttacagttatacagtacactacaaggtgtttctgaaaacatttgaggagagaaataagcattacaaaaacagaatatgaattcatatttgatccgcactgcctagtttgaccgtttaattggagttcgtgagtgattgacagctgcctccgttgaatgtacagccaataggaacgctctctctctgaaatgagctgtgattggctaaagactcccgtcacgggctagattttttagcctgaaaacagagccatgaggaggtgcagaagtctagcaATCTCtaggaacacttgaattacaatatgctgaaaggttattatggagtttttgccgaatgatgccaaaaatattctgcctgctgccactttaataataataatcctgtaatataatatattttttgcttaagtaagattttaaaTGCAGAATTTTTACTTGTGACGGAGTATTTTTAAACtctggtattagtacttttacttcaataCAAGACCTgagtactttttccaccactgagtttAACATGTGGGCaggatttgtgacatcacgactAGTTTAGAGGCCAATCATGGTCCAATATGCATCGTGGGTGCGTGATATGGGAACTTGAATCCTCCACTACACAGACACTTAGAATGGACTTTTCAGTGAAGTAGGAGACATCTTGAAATGaacaatatttgcatattcatataATCTGGATTTTTCAATGAGGGAGGAGATGTAGATGTAATTTTAAAAATTTCAAACAAactttttgtggaaaaaaacacatcagatgcaaattattaatcaaagcaagagtatttttttcatacatttctgtGTTAAACACCATACGTTCATGTCTGTTTCAGGTCAAACTGGACTTTATGAAGCTGCTGGAGGGTGGTATCCTGAAGGGTTGTAAAGAAGACAAAGTCAAAATTGGACTATTTTAACTGCACATTGTGGATACACTTTGCTGTGTGCTGATAATCCGAACGACGCCCCGATGTTTGAAGCTACGTATTGATGTTCCTCGCTCCATGCTGAGGGGCCTCATCCTGTTTGTTTTCCCTTTGTGTCAGTGTGAGATCTGCGCTGTGCTTTTACTATTTTCAGAGGCCGTGTCAAATGTGTGGTGTTGTTTGTTCGCTGTTGTCGTCCAAACGCGACGACCCAGTGTGATAGATGGAATAAACAGACTCGGAATGAAACCGGcatccttttgtttgtttagtctGACCTTGGGAAGTCCCTCCTGCTGAGAGTGTGAGGTCATGAGTTTACTTGTCCACTAGGAAGTCCCATTTATCATAACATCCTTTGATAAAGCATTTTAAAGCAGCACGAAGGGGGACCAGAACCAACACATTATCTCTGACAGCAAATTAGAATATATATTACATGATAAATACACTAAAAGGAACCTGTGCTTGTCTTGTAGGAAGGAAGCAAGCACAAAACATAACCACAAAGAAAAATGGAAGTAACAGAAAGAGGTAGTTAAGTAAAGGACTGTGGTTAATAAGTAACAGGCCACAACGGTCATCCCCGCCCTAAAAAGCCTGCTGGCAAGCAGAGTGTTGTGTGTGCAGAGAGATATCGCTGAAATAAAGAACAGGAAGAGAAGACAGAGCAGCGCCTTTCTCTGACACACTTTTTGGATCTCCAGCCGTCTCAAGTTCCTCTTGTGTCCGCAACCGGAGGTCCCTCTCATGGGCAAAGAGAAGGGCAAGCCCGGGCCCTTGGCTCGGAGGCCAGACAACTCGGCCTTCAAACAGCAGAGGCTACCCGCCTGGTCTCccatgctaacagctaacactgTGCTGCCCTTCTTCTACTTCATGGCTTTGACATGCATGCTGCTGGGAGTATGGCTGCTTCTCACAGTGCAGAGCATACAGGAAATAAAGGTGAGTGTTTATGAAAACTTGCTTCTTTAGTAGTTTTTTTAATATGTGGAAAAATTTGTAGTAAAATACAcaaagtatacatgtgtgagaAGGACAAGGAAGAGATTGAATGCCCTTGTGTGCAATAAAAAAAGGGAGTGACAAAGAGTGGAAAGTTCCAAAGGTTGTGTTTTGAGTTTGGTAAACAGGAACAGTTCACACGCAATTTATTCTACTCTTTAATTAACTCTCTTCTGTCTATTCAGCTGGACTACACAGAGGCCGGGACGTGCCATTTATGCTTTGAAAAGCGTAAAAATGTGAGCAATGCAGCGCAAACCTGCACCTGCACGGTGGTGTTTCCCATTAAGAAAGCATTAAAGGTAACAAATCTCAATGTCTGACT
It encodes the following:
- the cmss1 gene encoding protein CMSS1 isoform X2 produces the protein MGDDLGDEWWAHEANSDASEAEEETQQEKQPTEKPNAKTKPEKRKSVTEKTVQAKKKKKNEQKECIIPPKKETEDEKSTKPKRKRKKKTITDVLSSSEPKAGCPADLQNLVTQYFSDKLSVIEQEELKLLDSCFLTSNDLTHTLSSYLKQVCPKWSKIQKNHTEKSSVALLIVCSSALRAIELIKQLTAFRGEAKAIKLFAKHIKIEEQVKLLQKGVTHIGVGTPGRISALIEKEGLSLQALRYVVLDWNWRDQKLRRMVDVPEVKLDFMKLLEGGILKGCKEDKVKIGLF
- the cmss1 gene encoding protein CMSS1 isoform X1, which codes for MGDDLGDEWWAHEANSDASEAEEETQQEKQPTEKPNAKTKPEKRKSVTEKTVQAKKKKKNEQKECIIPPKKETEDEKSTKPKRKRKKKKTITDVLSSSEPKAGCPADLQNLVTQYFSDKLSVIEQEELKLLDSCFLTSNDLTHTLSSYLKQVCPKWSKIQKNHTEKSSVALLIVCSSALRAIELIKQLTAFRGEAKAIKLFAKHIKIEEQVKLLQKGVTHIGVGTPGRISALIEKEGLSLQALRYVVLDWNWRDQKLRRMVDVPEVKLDFMKLLEGGILKGCKEDKVKIGLF